One genomic region from Mycobacterium basiliense encodes:
- a CDS encoding MaoC/PaaZ C-terminal domain-containing protein, whose product MPIDVDVALNATLDPVEFSWASSDIQLYHLGLGAGADPMDPRELRYLVDDTPQVLPTFGTVAATFHATKPPTVQFPGIDVELSKVLHASERVEVPAPLPPSGSARAVTRFTDIWDKGKAAVIWSETTVTAPDGTHLWTQKRSIFARGEGGFGGERGPSGSDAAPERAPDLEIALPILPQQALLYRLCGDRNPLHSDPEFAAAAGFHQPILHGLCTYGMACKAITDAFLDGDASAVAAYGARFAGVAFPGETLQVNVWKDDGRLAAGVVAPSRDNAVVLSGVELVPA is encoded by the coding sequence ATGCCGATCGATGTAGACGTCGCTTTGAACGCCACGTTGGATCCCGTCGAATTCTCGTGGGCGAGCAGCGATATTCAGCTCTATCACCTTGGCTTGGGCGCAGGCGCGGATCCGATGGATCCGCGCGAGCTGCGCTACCTGGTGGACGACACGCCTCAGGTGTTGCCCACCTTCGGCACGGTGGCGGCCACCTTCCACGCCACCAAGCCGCCGACCGTGCAGTTTCCCGGCATCGACGTCGAGCTGAGCAAGGTATTGCACGCCAGCGAGCGGGTGGAAGTTCCTGCGCCGCTACCCCCGTCGGGTTCGGCTCGGGCCGTCACTCGGTTCACTGACATCTGGGACAAGGGCAAGGCCGCGGTCATCTGGAGCGAGACGACGGTCACCGCGCCCGACGGGACCCACCTCTGGACCCAGAAGCGATCAATCTTCGCTCGCGGCGAAGGTGGCTTCGGTGGCGAGCGGGGACCATCGGGGTCAGATGCCGCGCCGGAGCGGGCACCCGATCTTGAGATCGCACTGCCGATTCTGCCGCAGCAGGCGCTGCTGTACCGACTCTGCGGCGACCGCAACCCGCTGCACTCCGACCCCGAATTTGCGGCAGCCGCAGGGTTTCACCAGCCAATTCTGCACGGCCTGTGTACCTACGGCATGGCCTGCAAGGCGATCACCGACGCGTTCCTGGACGGCGACGCCTCCGCCGTCGCCGCCTACGGCGCGCGCTTTGCAGGTGTGGCATTCCCTGGCGAGACCTTGCAGGTCAACGTCTGGAAGGACGACGGCCGACTTGCTGCCGGCGTTGTCGCGCCGTCGCGTGACAACGCCGTCGTGCTGAGCGGCGTCGAACTGGTGCCCGCGTAA
- a CDS encoding lipid-transfer protein, producing MLSGKAAIVGIGATDFSKDSGRSELRLAAEAVRDALDDAGLPPADVDGLTTFTMDTNTEIAVARAAGIGELKFFSKIHYGGGAACATVQHAAMAVATGIADVVVAYRAFNERSGMRFGQVQTRLTENADSTGVDNSFSYPHGLSTPAAQVAMIAKRYMHLSGATSRDFGAVSVADRKHAANNPKAYFYQKPITIEDHQNSRWIAEPLRLLDCCQETDGAVAIVVTSAERARDLKQRPAIIEAASQGASPDQYTMVSYYRPELDGLPEMGLVGRQLWQQSGLEPSDIQTAVLYDHFTPFTLIQLEELGFCGRGEAKDFIAGGAIEVGGRLPINTHGGQLGEAYIHGMNGIAEGVRQLRGTSVNPVADVEHVLVTAGTGVPTSGLILG from the coding sequence GTGTTGTCCGGTAAGGCAGCCATCGTCGGCATCGGCGCCACCGACTTCTCCAAGGACTCCGGCCGCAGCGAGTTGCGGTTGGCCGCCGAGGCAGTGCGGGACGCGCTCGACGATGCCGGCCTGCCCCCTGCCGATGTCGACGGGCTCACGACGTTCACCATGGACACCAACACCGAAATTGCGGTGGCGCGCGCCGCCGGGATCGGTGAGCTGAAGTTCTTCTCCAAGATCCACTACGGCGGCGGCGCCGCGTGCGCGACCGTGCAGCATGCCGCAATGGCGGTCGCCACCGGTATCGCCGATGTCGTGGTGGCGTACCGGGCTTTCAATGAACGCTCCGGCATGCGGTTCGGACAGGTGCAGACTCGGTTGACGGAGAACGCGGACTCGACGGGCGTGGACAATTCGTTCTCGTATCCGCATGGGCTGTCGACGCCGGCTGCGCAGGTCGCGATGATCGCCAAGCGTTACATGCACCTGTCTGGAGCCACCAGCCGGGACTTCGGCGCAGTGTCGGTCGCCGACCGTAAGCATGCCGCCAACAACCCGAAAGCCTACTTCTACCAAAAGCCGATAACCATTGAGGACCATCAGAATTCGCGGTGGATCGCCGAGCCGTTGCGGTTGCTGGACTGCTGTCAGGAGACCGATGGGGCGGTGGCGATCGTTGTGACATCGGCGGAACGCGCCCGGGACCTCAAGCAGCGTCCGGCGATTATCGAGGCGGCATCGCAGGGAGCGAGTCCGGACCAGTACACGATGGTCAGCTATTACCGACCCGAGCTGGACGGATTGCCTGAGATGGGTCTGGTGGGCCGCCAGCTGTGGCAGCAATCGGGTCTCGAGCCATCCGACATCCAGACCGCGGTGCTCTACGACCACTTCACCCCGTTCACCCTGATTCAATTGGAGGAGTTGGGCTTTTGCGGCAGGGGAGAGGCCAAGGACTTCATCGCAGGCGGGGCGATCGAGGTCGGGGGGCGGCTGCCGATCAACACGCACGGCGGTCAGCTCGGTGAGGCGTACATCCACGGCATGAACGGAATCGCCGAAGGGGTACGGCAGCTGCGCGGTACGTCGGTGAATCCGGTAGCCGACGTCGAGCACGTGCTGGTCACCGCGGGTACCGGTGTGCCGACGTCCGGTTTGATCCTGGGCTAG
- the kstD gene encoding 3-oxosteroid 1-dehydrogenase, which translates to MTAQDYDVVVVGSGGAGMVAALTAAHRGLSTMVIEKASHFGGSTARSGGGVWIPNNEVLRRAKVADTPEAARTYLHGIIGDQSVSGVDPQRIDTYLQRGPEMLSFVLKHTPLKMCWVPGYSDYYPEAPGGRSGGRSIEPKPFNARKLGVDEAGLEPAYGKVPLNVVVMQQDYVRLNQLKRHPRGVLRSMKVGARTMWAKATGKNLVGMGRALIGPLRIGLQRAGVPVVLNTALTDLHVEDGVVRGVYVRDTNAAEPAEPRLIRARRGVILAAGGFEHNEQMRVKYQRAPITTEWTVGAKANTGDGIIAGEKLGAALDLMEDAWWGPTVPLVGKPWFALSERNSPGSIIVNMSGKRFMNESMPYVEACHHMYGGLHGQGPGPGENIPAWLVFDQQYRDRYIFAGLQPGQRIPRKWLESGVIVQADTLEELAGKAGLPVDEFVSTVSRFNTFARAGVDEDYHRGESAYDRYYGDPTIKPNPNLGEITHAPYYAAKMVPGDLGTKGGIRTDVHARALRDDGSFIEGLYAAGNVSGPVMGHTYPGPGGTIGPAMTFGYLAALHIAGER; encoded by the coding sequence ATGACAGCACAGGACTACGACGTGGTCGTGGTCGGAAGTGGCGGTGCCGGCATGGTCGCTGCCCTCACCGCCGCGCACCGGGGCCTCTCGACCATGGTCATCGAGAAGGCGTCGCACTTTGGCGGCTCGACGGCGCGCTCGGGCGGCGGTGTCTGGATTCCGAACAACGAAGTCCTCCGGCGCGCCAAGGTCGCGGACACACCCGAGGCGGCGCGCACCTATTTGCACGGCATCATCGGCGACCAATCGGTGAGCGGGGTGGACCCGCAGCGCATCGACACCTACCTGCAGCGTGGGCCCGAGATGCTGTCCTTCGTGCTGAAGCACACGCCGTTGAAGATGTGCTGGGTGCCGGGATACTCCGACTATTACCCCGAGGCACCGGGCGGGCGCTCCGGCGGCCGCTCGATTGAGCCAAAGCCGTTCAATGCCCGCAAGCTCGGCGTCGACGAAGCTGGGCTCGAACCTGCCTACGGCAAGGTGCCGCTCAATGTGGTTGTCATGCAGCAAGATTACGTGCGGCTGAACCAACTGAAGCGACACCCCCGGGGTGTGCTGCGCAGCATGAAGGTGGGTGCCCGCACGATGTGGGCGAAGGCAACCGGCAAAAACCTTGTCGGTATGGGCCGAGCCCTGATCGGACCACTGCGGATCGGCTTGCAGCGGGCCGGTGTACCGGTGGTACTCAATACCGCGTTGACCGACCTCCACGTCGAAGACGGTGTGGTCCGCGGCGTCTACGTGCGCGACACCAACGCTGCGGAGCCGGCTGAACCCAGGCTGATCCGCGCCCGGCGCGGCGTGATCCTGGCGGCGGGCGGTTTCGAGCACAACGAACAGATGCGGGTGAAGTACCAGCGCGCGCCGATCACCACCGAATGGACCGTGGGCGCCAAGGCCAATACCGGCGACGGCATCATCGCCGGTGAAAAACTGGGTGCCGCACTCGATCTCATGGAGGACGCGTGGTGGGGACCGACGGTGCCACTGGTCGGCAAACCGTGGTTTGCATTGTCCGAGCGAAATTCGCCGGGATCGATCATCGTCAATATGTCGGGCAAGCGGTTCATGAACGAATCGATGCCGTACGTTGAAGCCTGCCATCACATGTACGGCGGTCTGCATGGCCAGGGCCCCGGACCGGGGGAGAACATTCCCGCGTGGCTAGTATTCGATCAGCAGTACCGGGACCGCTACATCTTCGCGGGACTGCAACCCGGGCAGCGCATTCCACGTAAATGGTTGGAGTCGGGCGTCATTGTCCAGGCCGACACACTTGAAGAACTGGCCGGCAAGGCCGGCCTTCCCGTCGATGAATTCGTCTCGACGGTATCACGTTTCAACACCTTCGCGCGGGCAGGCGTCGATGAGGACTACCACCGTGGCGAGAGTGCCTACGACAGGTACTACGGGGACCCGACCATCAAGCCCAATCCCAACCTGGGCGAGATCACCCACGCCCCGTATTACGCTGCCAAAATGGTTCCCGGGGACCTCGGCACCAAAGGTGGAATCCGCACCGACGTTCACGCCCGCGCCTTACGCGATGACGGAAGCTTCATCGAAGGTCTTTATGCGGCAGGCAATGTCAGCGGCCCGGTGATGGGTCACACCTATCCTGGTCCGGGTGGCACCATCGGGCCGGCGATGACATTCGGCTACCTGGCCGCCCTGCACATTGCCGGAGAGCGCTAA
- a CDS encoding MaoC family dehydratase: MSAPAIAVGTTLPELKLHGDPTFIISTALATRDFQDVHHDRDKAQAKGSDDIFVNILTDTGLVQRYVTDWAGPSALIKSIGLRLGVPWYAYDTVTFSGEVTAIEDGLITVKVLGRNSLGDHVIATVKLTIGDG; the protein is encoded by the coding sequence ATGAGCGCCCCCGCGATCGCGGTTGGCACCACGCTGCCCGAGCTTAAGTTGCATGGTGACCCGACGTTCATCATCTCGACTGCCCTTGCTACCCGGGACTTTCAGGATGTGCACCATGACCGTGATAAGGCGCAAGCCAAAGGATCTGACGATATCTTCGTCAACATCCTGACCGACACTGGGCTGGTGCAGCGCTACGTGACCGATTGGGCGGGGCCGTCGGCGTTGATCAAGTCGATCGGACTGCGTCTCGGCGTGCCGTGGTACGCATACGACACCGTGACGTTTTCCGGCGAGGTGACGGCGATAGAGGACGGTCTGATCACGGTAAAAGTATTGGGCCGCAACAGTCTCGGCGATCATGTCATTGCGACTGTCAAGCTGACGATCGGGGATGGATAG